The DNA window TGGCCGCCGTGCGCACCACCCGCCGGCAGCCGGAAATCGTGCTGCGCAAGGTGCTGGGCGCCAGTGCATTCCGCCTTGCCGGCCAGTTACTGGCCGAGGCGCTGCTGGTTGCCATGGTGGCCACGACACTGGGCCTGCTGCTGGTCTGGCTGATGCTGCCCGCCCTGTCCGGCATGCTGGACCGCCCGCTCGACCAGGCGATGCCGCCTGCCGCGATCCTGGCGGCGCTGGCCGTCGGCATCGTCACGGGCCTGCTGGCCGGGCTGTACCCGCTGTGGATCGCGCTGGACATGCGTCCGGCCACCGTGCTGGCCATGCGCCGCGACCTGGAACCGCGCGGCGGCCTGTGGCTGCGGCGTGCGCTGACCGTGCTGCAGCTGACCGTGGCCATGGGCCTGACGGCCGCCACGCTCGCCATCGCGTGGCAAGCCCGCTTTGCCAGCTCGGCCGATCCGGGCTTCGATGTCGCGCCACTGCTCACGGTCGAACTGCCACGCGAGCTCTGGCTGGGACCGCAGGGCAGGCAGTTCCGCGACGCGCTGCGCCGCCTGCCGCACGTGCGGGGTGTGGCGTTCTGCGAAAATGCCGTCGGCCAGCGGTTCGCCGGCCAGAATGGCCCGATCCGCCGGCTGGGCGGGCCTGAAACCGTGCTGGTGTCGCGCAATGTATCGGCCGATTTCTTCCAGCTGTACGGCGTCGAGGCGCTGGCGGGCCGCACCTTCGATCCAAAAATCGAGCGCGACGACGTGCCGACGACCGTGATGCTGAACCGGGCCGGCGCCCTGGCGCTCGGCTTCCCTTCCGCGCAAGCGGCCGTGGGCGGGCTGGTGTCGTTCGAGCACGGTGGCAAGCAGCTGACGGCACGCGTGATCGGCATCGCGCCCGACCTGCGCCATGAATCGCTGCGCGAAACACCGCAGCCGATGTTCTACCGGAATGCGCTGGGTGCCTCGGTGCTGACGATCCGCACCGATGGCGACATGCGCGAACTGGAACGCCAGGCGGCAGAGCTGTTCGGCAAATTCTTCCCCGACGATGTTCCCCGGATGCGCCCGGCCGCCAGCTACCTGACTGACCACTATGCGCAGGACATGCGGCTGGCTTCCCTGCTGGGTGCCGCCAGCCTGGTCGCCATCCTGCTGTCGGCCTTTGGGATCTACGTGCTGTCGGCCTACAACGTGCAGCGGCGCGCCCGCGAGATCGTGCTGCGCAAGCTGTACGGTGCAGGCCGCGCCGCCATCGCCAGGTTGCTGGGCCGCGAATTCGCCGTGCTGCTGGTATTGGGCGCCGTGATCGGACTGCCACCGGCCGCGCTGGCGATCCGCGCCTATCTGGCCAGCTTCACGGACCACGCACCGGTCGCCGGCTGGACGCTGCTGGGCGCCGCCGCCATCGCCGTGCTGGTGGCACTGGCGGCCACGGCACGCCATACCATCGCCGCGCTGCGCGCCACGCCCGCCGCGGTCCTCAAGACATGAGCACAGGAGGACGACCATGACATTGCGTGACTTCCGTATCGGCTGGCGCCTGTTGCTGCGCGAGCCCGGCTTTTCGCTGGTGACCCTGGTGGGGCTGGCGCTGGCGTTCACCACCTGCTTCCTGCTGCTCGGCTACGTGCGCTACAGCTTCAGCTACGACAGCCATGTGCCCGACGCGGCCCGTGTGCTGCAGATGAAGCAGCGCATCAACTGGTTTCCGCGACCCGACTGGGATGCCCGCTCGATGCTGCCGCTGCGCCAGGTGGCGCAGGACAGCGGCCTGGTGGAGCAGGCCAGCATCGCCGTGCGGCTGCGCGAGCCGCTGCGCGCCGGCGAGCACCTGCACGAGGTGGCATTGCTGGCCGTCGATCCCGCGTTTGGCGGCATCTTCGGCATCGTTCCCCTGGCCGGCGATCTCGGCGCCGCACTGACACGGCCCGATGCCCTGGCCGTGACCCGGGAAACGGCCCGCCGGCTGTTCGGCACGGACACGGGCGTGCTGGACCGTACCGTCCAGGTCAACGGCGAAACGCTGCGCGTGGCGGCCCTGCTGCCCGACCTTCCCGCCAATGCCACGACGCGCTGGGACGCGCTCACCGGGCCGCTGAGCCGGGCGCGCCCGGTGGCGGAACGGACACTGGTCCCGGAATGGACGCGCGGCGGCATCTTCCTGAAATTGAAGGCGACCGCCGATGCCGGCCAGCTCCAGGCCCTGCTGCAGAAAGCCATGGACGCCTCGCCGATGGAACAGCGCATGCGTTCCCGCCCGATCGGTAAGACGATGCAAGGCCCCGGCACGGAAATCCGGCTGGTGGCCCTGCCGGACGCCTATTTCGATCCCGACATGGCCAGCAGCCGCAGCGGCGACAGCTACGGCAAGCGCTCCACGGTGCTGGGGCTGGCCGGTATCGCGTTGCTGGTGCTGCTGCTGGCCTTGACGAACTATGTCAACCTGGCCACCGTGCGTGCACAGCAGCGCCAGCGCGAGTCGGGCCTGCGCAAGCTGCTGGGCGCCAGCGCGCCGCGCATGGCGGCGCAGTTCATCGCCGAATCGGTGCTCGTCGCCATGCTGGCCGCCGTGCTGGGCATGATGCTGGCCTGGCTGCTGCTGCCCACGTTCGCGGGCCTGGTCGACCGCACGCTGGAAGGCTTCTTTGCGCCGGCACGCATCGCACTTGCCCTGCTGGCGGCACTGCTGGCCGGCACCCTCGCAGGAAGCTGGCCGGCCCTGGTGGCGCTGCGCGTGCGGCCGGCAGCGGCCCTCGCGGGGCGCGACAACAGCGAAACGGTGGGCGGATTATGGCTGCGCCGTGCCTTGACGGTGCTGCAGTTCGCCACCGCGATCGCACTCGGCGGCATGGCCATCGCCGTAGCCTGGCAAACCCGGTACGCCAGCCATGCCGATCCCGGCTTCGATCCGGCACACCTGGTGACAGTCGACCTGCCGGAGGGCGCCACGCCGGCACTCGTGCAGGGCTTTGTCGATGCGGTGCGCGGCTTGCCGCAGGCGGACGGCGTGACGCTCTCTTCCGAGGCCATCGGCCGCGACGGGTTCAAGATCGTGCAGGGCTTCCGCACCCGCGATGGTCGCGACCTGCGGCTGGAGGTCAAGCCGGTGTCGCCGGAATTCTTCGAGGTATACGGCATCCGCCCGCAGTTTGGCCGGCTCTATCGCACCGGTACCGACCGGGCGGGCGGCGATGCACTGGTGCTGAATGCGGCCGCCGCCGCCGCGCTGGGCTACGCCACCCCGCAAGCCGCGGTCGGCCAGGTGCCGTTCACGGAAGGTGGCGCGGTGATTGGTATCGCCCCCGGCATCCGCCACAATGACCTGCGCCAGCCAACGGAGCCCATCGTGTACCTGCTGCGCCCCGACTACGGCGTGCTCACCCTGCGCACCACGGCGGGCATGGAGGCAGTGGAACGCGCCCTGGCGCCGCTGTGGCAGCGCTATTTCCCGGACCGGATCATGGTCGTGCAGCCGGCGGCCGGCCTGTTCGCGCAAAGCTACCGCGAAGATGCGCGGCTGGCGAGGATGCTGGGCACTGCCAGCATCCTGGCGGTGTGCCTGGCCGCCTTCGGCATCTATGTGCTGGCAGCCTACAGCGTGCAGCGCAACCGCCGCCAGATCGTGCTGCGCAAGCTGTATGGCGCCGGCAAGGGGGCGATCGCCCGGCTGCTGGCCCGCGAGTTCGCGGTTCTGCTGGCAGCCGGTGCGCTGCTGGGCCTGCCGCTGGCATGGCTGGGAATCGAGCGCTACCTGGCCGGCTTCGTCGAACGCGCGCCACTGGGCCAGTGGCCGCTGGCCGGGGCGACGCTGCTGGCGGGACTGGTGGTGCTGCTGGCGACGGCACGCCACGCGCTGGTTGCACTGCGGCTGCCACCGGCCGCCGCATTGCGCGACTGACCACCGGCGCAACGCCGGCGCAAAAAAAACGGCAGCCCGCAGGCTGCCGTTTTTTTCATCGCGATGTTTATCTGGATGATCAGCGCTTGATGGCCAGCATCTCGACGTCGAACACCAGCGTCGAATTGGCCGGGATCGGGCCATTCGCCACCGCGCCGTAGCCCAGGGCTGGCGGGATCACCAGGCGGCGCTTGCCGCCCACGCGCATGCCCACCACGCCCTGGTCCCAGCCAGGGATCACGGTGCCTTTGCCGAGCTGGAACGTCAACGGGTTCGCCGCGGTGCGCTGGTCGAACTGGGTGCCCTTGTTCTCGGCCTTTGTTTCGTCGTACAGCCAGCCCGTGTAGGCCATGGTGACGGAATCGCCGGCCACGGCTTCGATACCCGTGCCCACCGCCAGGTCGAGCTTGGTCACGGCGCCGGGCGGGGTCACCACCGGCGCATCGTCGTCATTGCCGCCACAGGCAGTCAGGAACAGCGCGCAGGACAGCGTCGCGATAATTTGGAAAATCGATTTCATGTGGTCACTCTTACCTGGATAGGAAAAAACGTTATGGAACGGTTGCTGGGATTGGTGGCGGTTGCCGGTGGAGCGAAAGTTTAACAGACTGCCACTGCCGCTCCTCCACCACAACATTTCTTTACAAAATTTCTTTGCTAGATCTCCACCTGTGTTCCCAGCTCGATCACGCGGTTCGGCGGGATCTGGTAATAGTCGGCCGCCGCCCGGGCATTGCGCGACATGGCCACGAACAGGTGTTCGCGCCACGGCGCCATGCCCTGTTGCGGCGCCGAGATCACGGTCTGGCGGGCGATGAAGAACGACGTTTCCATCATTTCGAACGCGAGGCCGTGTTCGGCGCACCGGTCGAGGATGTCCGGAATGTCCGCCTCGTCCTTGAAGCCGTAGTTCACGTTGACCTGCCAGCACTGATGCCCCAGGTCGGTGATCCGCACCTGGTCTTCCGGCGCCACGTAGGGCTCTTCCAGGATATGCACGGTGAGGAAGACCACGCGCTCGTGCAGCACCTTGTTGTGCGACAGGTTGTGCAGCATGGCGTGCGGCACGCCGTCGCTTTCGCCGCGCAGGAATACGGCGGTGCCGGGCACCCGCACCGGCGGTGCCACGAACAGCGAGTCGAGGAAGGCGTCCAGCGGGATCGCGTGCTTTTCCAGGTTCTTGAACACGAGGTGGCGGCCGGTGCGCCACGTGAGCATGATCGTGAACAGCGCGGTGCCCAGCAGCAGGGGCATCCAGCCGCCGTGGAACAGCTTCAGCGTGCAGGCCGAGAACAGCAGCACGTCGATCACGAGGAAGAAGCCGGTGGCGAGGATGCAGACCGGCAGCGGCAGGTGCCAGCGGTAGCGGATCACGAAGAACGTCAGGATCGTGGTTGCCAGCATGGTGGCCGAGACGGCGATGCCATAGGCGCCGGCCAGGGCATCGGACGAACCGAATCCGATCACGGCGATCAGCACGACGATCAGCTGCAGCCAGTTCACGGCCGGGATGTAGATCTGGCCGATCTGGTGTTCGGACGTGTGCATCACGCGCATCCGCGGCAACAGGCCGAGCGCGATGGCCTGCTTGGTCATCGAGAACGTGCCCGAGATCGTGGCCTGCGATGCGATCACGGTGGCCATCGTGGCCAGCACCACCAGCGGGTAGATGCTCCAGCTGCCCAGCTGCTGGAAGAACGGGTTCGAGATCGCTTCCGGCGCGTGCAGCAGCAGCGCGCCCTGGCCGAAGTAGTTCAGCGCCAGCGCAGGGAATGCCACCGCGAACCAGGCCATGCGGATCGGCTTCTTGCCGAAGTGGCCCATGTCCGCGTACAGCGCCTCGGCACCGGTAAACGCCAGCACCACGGCGCCCAGGCCCACGAATGCCACGAAGCCGTTGTCGATCATGAAGTGCACCGCGTGCAGCGGGTTCAGTGCGCGCAGGATGTCCGGCCGCTCGACGATGTTGACGATGCCCATGATCGCCAGTGCCACGAACCACAGCACCATGATGGGCCCGAAGAAGCGGCCGATGCCGGCCGTGCCGTGGCGCTGCACCGAATACAGCGTGACCAGCACCACGATGGTCAGCGGCACCACATAGTGCGACAGCGCGGGCGTGGCCACCTCGAGGCCCTCCATCGCGCTCAGCACGGAAATCGCCGGCGTCACCACGCTGTCGCCATAGAACATGGTGGCGCCCAGCACGCCCAGCACGAGCAGCGGGAAATGCCAGCCGGAGCGCTTGCTGACGGAATTGAGTGCCAGCGCCATCAGGGCCATGATGCCGCCCTCGCCGCGGTTATCGGCGCGCAGCACCAGCGTCACGTACTTCAACGAGACCACGATCGTCAGCCCCCAGAAGATCAGGGAAACGACGCCCAGCAGGTTGGCTTCGTCGAGCGCCAGGCCGTGGTCGGGGTCGAAGATGGTCTTGAGGGTATAGAGAGGGCTGGTACCGATGTCGCCGTAGACAATGCCCACGGCCGCCAGCGTCAATGTAGCGAGGCTGCTTTTCTTGTCTGTCAAAATTGCACCCGAATTATTTTTTTGCGCACTGCACAATAGGCCAATCGTGCTCTAAAAGCAAGCCGCCGCTGGCGAACGCATGCTGCGCGGTTGTGTTAAGGTCGCGCCCCGAAGGATGACAGATGACCATTGAAAAAACCATCGCGCATACCGCAAACATCGGCCAGGCGACCGGCGCCGATGCGCCCCGCCTGTTCGAGGTATGGGAAGCTTCCGTGCGCGCCACCCATGATTTCCTTGACGAAGAAGCGATCGCCACGCTGGTGCCGCTCGTGCGCGACATGGTTGCCACGTTTGCGCCACTGTACTGCCTGCGCGACAGTTCCGGCGCGCCCTATGCGTTCATGGGCGTGGCCGACGGCAAGATCGAGATGCTGTTCGTGCATCCCGACCACCGTGGCAACGGCGCCGGCCGTGCGTTGACGGCGTTTGCGATCGGCACCCTCGGTGCCCGCAGTGTGGATGTCAACGAGCAGAATGGCCAGGCCGTCGGCTTTTATGCGCGCCTGGGCTTTCGCCAGGCAGGCCGCTCGGAGCACGACCCGTTTGGCCATCCCTATCCGATCCTGCACCTGGAGCTGCCATGAAACAAGAAGGCCACAACGACGAAGGCCATGGCGCGGGTGTGCTGAACGCCACCATGGCGTTCCTGCTGTGGGGCCTGTTCCCGCTGTACTTCCACGCGATCGGCGGGGTGCCGCCAATGGAAATCCTGGCCCACCGCATGGTGTGGTCGCTGCTCTTCCTGTGCATCGTGCTGACGGTGCGGCAGCAGTGGAAATGGCTGCCGGAAGTCTTGAAGCAGCCGAAGATCGTGGGAACGTTCGCGGCCAGCGCGCTGCTGCTGTCGGCCAACTGGTTCATCTATATCTGGGCCGTGAACAACGGTCACGTGATCGATGCCAGCCTCGGTTATTTCATTACGCCGCTGCTCAATGTGCTGCTCGGGCTGTTCGTGCTGAAGGAGCGGCTGCGCCGCGGCCAGTGGCTCGCGATCGGCGTGGCCGCCGCCGGCGTGGCCTGGCTCACGTGGCAGGCCGGCGCGCTGCCGTGGATCGCGCTGGTGCTGGCGGCCACGTTCGGCGCCTACGGCCTGCTGCGCAAGACCGCCGCGCTGGCGGCGCTGGAAGGCCTGTCGTTCGAGACGCTGCTGCTGTTCCCGCTGGCGGGCGGCTACGTGATCTGGCTGACGGTGCACGGCGCCAATACCTTCGTCAACACGCCCAGCGACTGGACACGCGCGCTGCTCGTTGCCGCCGGCCCGATCACCGCGATCCCGCTGCTGCTGTTCGCCGCCGGCGCGCGCAAGATCCCGCTGTCGGTGCTGGGCATGCTGCAATACATCGCGCCGACGATCCAGATGATCCTCGGCCTCATCGTGTTTCACGAAACGTTTACCAGAGCGCGCCTGGCCGGCTTCATCGTGATCTGGAGCGCGCTGGCGCTTTATATGGCGGAAGGGTTCATCGCGTCCCGCCGGACGCCAGCCTGACTGGCGGGTCACTGGCCCTCCCGCACCGTTTGGCGTATCCTTGTTGACCTTCTTTACAGTCACATCACTCAATTCGAGAATTTCTCAATGGCAAATTACGTCTATACCATGAACCGCGTGGGCAAAATCGTCCCGCCCAAGCGCCAGATCCTGAAAGACATTTCGCTCTCGTTCTTCCCGGGCGCGAAGATCGGCGTGCTGGGCCTGAACGGCTCCGGTAAGTCGACCTTGCTGAAGATCATGGCCGGCATCGATACCGACATCCAGGGCGAAGCGCGCCCGATGCCGGGCCTGTCGATCGGCTACCTGCCGCAGGAACCGCAGCTGGACCCGGAAAAAACCGTGCGCCAGGAAGTGGAATCGGGTCTGGGCGAAGCCTTCGAGGCGCAAGCCAAGCTCGACGCCGTGTACGCCGCCTATGCCGAGGAAGACGCCGACTTCGACGCACTGGCCGCCGAGCAGCAGCGCCTGGAATCGATCATTGCCGCCGCCGATGGCGGCAACCTGAACCTGCAACTGGAAATGGCCGCCGACGCGCTGCGCCTGCCGCCGTGGGAGGCGAAGATCGGCGTGCTGTCCGGTGGTGAAAAGCGCCGCGTGGCGCTGTGCAAGCTGCTGCTGTCCAAGCCCGACATGCTG is part of the Pseudoduganella lutea genome and encodes:
- a CDS encoding GNAT family N-acetyltransferase, which translates into the protein MTIEKTIAHTANIGQATGADAPRLFEVWEASVRATHDFLDEEAIATLVPLVRDMVATFAPLYCLRDSSGAPYAFMGVADGKIEMLFVHPDHRGNGAGRALTAFAIGTLGARSVDVNEQNGQAVGFYARLGFRQAGRSEHDPFGHPYPILHLELP
- the rarD gene encoding EamA family transporter RarD; translated protein: MKQEGHNDEGHGAGVLNATMAFLLWGLFPLYFHAIGGVPPMEILAHRMVWSLLFLCIVLTVRQQWKWLPEVLKQPKIVGTFAASALLLSANWFIYIWAVNNGHVIDASLGYFITPLLNVLLGLFVLKERLRRGQWLAIGVAAAGVAWLTWQAGALPWIALVLAATFGAYGLLRKTAALAALEGLSFETLLLFPLAGGYVIWLTVHGANTFVNTPSDWTRALLVAAGPITAIPLLLFAAGARKIPLSVLGMLQYIAPTIQMILGLIVFHETFTRARLAGFIVIWSALALYMAEGFIASRRTPA
- a CDS encoding ABC transporter permease, giving the protein MTLRDFRIGWRLLLREPGFSLVTLVGLALAFTTCFLLLGYVRYSFSYDSHVPDAARVLQMKQRINWFPRPDWDARSMLPLRQVAQDSGLVEQASIAVRLREPLRAGEHLHEVALLAVDPAFGGIFGIVPLAGDLGAALTRPDALAVTRETARRLFGTDTGVLDRTVQVNGETLRVAALLPDLPANATTRWDALTGPLSRARPVAERTLVPEWTRGGIFLKLKATADAGQLQALLQKAMDASPMEQRMRSRPIGKTMQGPGTEIRLVALPDAYFDPDMASSRSGDSYGKRSTVLGLAGIALLVLLLALTNYVNLATVRAQQRQRESGLRKLLGASAPRMAAQFIAESVLVAMLAAVLGMMLAWLLLPTFAGLVDRTLEGFFAPARIALALLAALLAGTLAGSWPALVALRVRPAAALAGRDNSETVGGLWLRRALTVLQFATAIALGGMAIAVAWQTRYASHADPGFDPAHLVTVDLPEGATPALVQGFVDAVRGLPQADGVTLSSEAIGRDGFKIVQGFRTRDGRDLRLEVKPVSPEFFEVYGIRPQFGRLYRTGTDRAGGDALVLNAAAAAALGYATPQAAVGQVPFTEGGAVIGIAPGIRHNDLRQPTEPIVYLLRPDYGVLTLRTTAGMEAVERALAPLWQRYFPDRIMVVQPAAGLFAQSYREDARLARMLGTASILAVCLAAFGIYVLAAYSVQRNRRQIVLRKLYGAGKGAIARLLAREFAVLLAAGALLGLPLAWLGIERYLAGFVERAPLGQWPLAGATLLAGLVVLLATARHALVALRLPPAAALRD
- a CDS encoding potassium transporter Kup; amino-acid sequence: MLTDKKSSLATLTLAAVGIVYGDIGTSPLYTLKTIFDPDHGLALDEANLLGVVSLIFWGLTIVVSLKYVTLVLRADNRGEGGIMALMALALNSVSKRSGWHFPLLVLGVLGATMFYGDSVVTPAISVLSAMEGLEVATPALSHYVVPLTIVVLVTLYSVQRHGTAGIGRFFGPIMVLWFVALAIMGIVNIVERPDILRALNPLHAVHFMIDNGFVAFVGLGAVVLAFTGAEALYADMGHFGKKPIRMAWFAVAFPALALNYFGQGALLLHAPEAISNPFFQQLGSWSIYPLVVLATMATVIASQATISGTFSMTKQAIALGLLPRMRVMHTSEHQIGQIYIPAVNWLQLIVVLIAVIGFGSSDALAGAYGIAVSATMLATTILTFFVIRYRWHLPLPVCILATGFFLVIDVLLFSACTLKLFHGGWMPLLLGTALFTIMLTWRTGRHLVFKNLEKHAIPLDAFLDSLFVAPPVRVPGTAVFLRGESDGVPHAMLHNLSHNKVLHERVVFLTVHILEEPYVAPEDQVRITDLGHQCWQVNVNYGFKDEADIPDILDRCAEHGLAFEMMETSFFIARQTVISAPQQGMAPWREHLFVAMSRNARAAADYYQIPPNRVIELGTQVEI
- a CDS encoding FtsX-like permease family protein, with the translated sequence MRHLRLAWRQLVTEPGYSAVTILGLAAGFATCFALLAYVTLSFSYNRHVPAAHEVYAVKQHMNLTGKPGWFEVVPMPLLRVAEQSGMTQAAVLAIPANASVRTPSGVLQVKMLTVSPGFPQVFGVAAAEGDLARALARPDGVALTYRAALKALGTRAALGKVLHIDGKTLTVMALLADPPAASALQYELVNSLDSVLMPQEYRAHMEDSWGMIAGYLYVRLAPGIAPVDFTAHLQRTFDHSPLRQELPPDLVQKLGSRKMADLALTPLTDLYFDASLEGRPGSSPHGDRAVVIGLGLVGVLVLALAVANYVNLAAVRTTRRQPEIVLRKVLGASAFRLAGQLLAEALLVAMVATTLGLLLVWLMLPALSGMLDRPLDQAMPPAAILAALAVGIVTGLLAGLYPLWIALDMRPATVLAMRRDLEPRGGLWLRRALTVLQLTVAMGLTAATLAIAWQARFASSADPGFDVAPLLTVELPRELWLGPQGRQFRDALRRLPHVRGVAFCENAVGQRFAGQNGPIRRLGGPETVLVSRNVSADFFQLYGVEALAGRTFDPKIERDDVPTTVMLNRAGALALGFPSAQAAVGGLVSFEHGGKQLTARVIGIAPDLRHESLRETPQPMFYRNALGASVLTIRTDGDMRELERQAAELFGKFFPDDVPRMRPAASYLTDHYAQDMRLASLLGAASLVAILLSAFGIYVLSAYNVQRRAREIVLRKLYGAGRAAIARLLGREFAVLLVLGAVIGLPPAALAIRAYLASFTDHAPVAGWTLLGAAAIAVLVALAATARHTIAALRATPAAVLKT
- a CDS encoding FKBP-type peptidyl-prolyl cis-trans isomerase; protein product: MKSIFQIIATLSCALFLTACGGNDDDAPVVTPPGAVTKLDLAVGTGIEAVAGDSVTMAYTGWLYDETKAENKGTQFDQRTAANPLTFQLGKGTVIPGWDQGVVGMRVGGKRRLVIPPALGYGAVANGPIPANSTLVFDVEMLAIKR